In Arachis hypogaea cultivar Tifrunner chromosome 7, arahy.Tifrunner.gnm2.J5K5, whole genome shotgun sequence, the genomic window GATTTATTTCGTTCCAACAAAATAATCAATTACTTGATTAGGTGGCACAGCAGCAGAGACATTTTTcaagcttttttctttttttttttttttgttttttcttgtaTGAAGTTTTATTCTATGATTTTAGCTTGTATTGGACATGGTAAGGCCAGTAATCTTCAGCAGCAACTGAAAACTATGGGCTTTTAACACACACTACAATTGGGCTTCACAGGGTTTTAAGCAAACACTAATATATTTACAGTAAAATGCAATGTAGGAAATATTAGGAATATATGGTCGATATGTCCGAGTGGTTAAGGTGACAGACTCGAAATCTGTTAGGCTTTGCCTGCGCAGGTTCGAATCTTGCTGTCGACGTTTTGTTTTCtgtatactttttcttttttagaagaAAAAGACCAAAAGGACCTTTCTTGAGCTGCTTTGGTTGAAGCAAGTAGCAAGTTGGGGAATCGGTTTTGATAACCGTTCTGTGTTGGTTGAAGCAACGGAACGGAAGCAGCTAGAAAGTAGAAAGTAGAAAGTAGAGTTGAGAGAGGTGAAGAATGAATCGCAATCCTATATTCCTCAAATCTTCAACTTCTTGTTAACACTGTTATCTTGGATTGGATatacataatcataatcatatatcTATCTGTTACTATTCGGTGCGGTGAATGGACAGAGAGCCACCGTCCTCGAGTGGCGGCACTGCCGTCGCTGGAACCACTGCTCCAACAGAATCATCATCAGCGCCGCCACAAGATGCTTGGATTCATACATACAATTCCTTTCTCCCTCTCTGGCCCTCTCTCTCCCACTCTCCTCAGGTTAGCTCTCAGCTCCCTTTCAATTCGTTAGGGTTTGCTTTCGCCCTTATCAATCTCAACTTTTCTTCTTCAATTCGTAATCGCGCTGATTTTTGCTGCAGTCTACGATTCCGATTACGATATCGAGAGTTAACCAGGTTGATGCTGCAAGATTGGATGTGGAGATGTCCGCCATGTTGAAAGAGCAGCTTGTTAAAGTCTTCTCTTTAATGAAGgtaagcttttgcctttcctttttaCTTCATTTTTTGCTGCAAATGTTCGAGCTTCTTGTAACGTATTTCAGAGTTTTCTTCATTCCTGTGTTGTTTTTGTCTTTGCTTGGGATTAGCCAGGAATGTTATTTCAGTATGAGGCCGAGCTTGATGCTTTCCTTGAGTTCCTTATTTGGCGCTTCTCAATTTGGGTAGATAAGCCTACTCCTGGGATTGCTCTCATGAATCTCAGGTACAGGAATGAGCGCGCAACCGAATCCAGACAAAAAGGTAACATGTACTTTCATTTGTGTGCATTTTCCCTGATATTATGCTTAATTTGGTCTGATAAGATGTTCATCCTGGCAAACTTCTTATAATGCTGATTTTATGATACTTTGTTCACAGTTAGAACTGGTTTGGAGGGACCAGGACTTACTGTAGCTCAGAAACTTTGGTATTGTATTGCCACTGTTGGTGGTCAGTATATTTGGGCTCGTCTACAATCTTTCTCTGCTTTTCGAAGATGGGGTGATACTGAGCAGGTATagattttttgtgttttatggTCTTTTTGGGGCCTCACTGCAATCTTGTTCTGTAAACCTGCAGATGGAAGTGTATTGGAATGAAtctaatttatgtttttttttttcagaggtCATTAGCACAGCGTATATGGATCTTGCTACAACGCGTAGAAGGGATTTATAGAGCTGCTTCATTTGGaaacttgttgatttttctttgtacTGGAAGGTAATTATTTCAAGAACTGGACAATTGCGTCCCATAGGATGAGATGACGAGTAATGTGTATCTTATCTTATTGTGTGTTATTGTGAAGCAGATATAGAAATCTTATTGAAAGAGCCTTACGAGCAAGGCTTGTATATGGGAGCCCGAATATGAATCGCGCAGTTAGCTTTGAGTATATGAACCGACAACTAGTTTGGAATGAATTCTCGGTACCTTTTCTTGTTTCCTTCAATTTTATTCTCCATTTTTGGTTGGATATTGCATGTTAAatcataaatgtgattttttcttttgatttctatTTGAGAATTGAGACAAATTAATGTGAAAGATGTGGATTGCTAGCTGATTGGACCATACTAGATCAATCAAAAGGGTGCCGATTTCTATTTTCCAATTTTTCATATGATATAactgttttcttaaaaatattagaaagtaTTCACAAGTTAAATGCCCAGTCTTTGTTCTGTTTTTGAGGTATGATGTTAACTCTGAGTCGAAGATTTCGAACAAGTCTACTATGAAATGAATTAATCTCACAAAGTATTTATTGTTTTGTGATACGGAAAATCCTATGAATTTACTTATAAATTATCATGTAATTATTCCCGTTTACAAAATTGTTGCTGCATACCTTTGGGTTTTTTTTATAGCACAGCAAAAATCAGTTGTCAATTGAATAGGTTTCATGATATAGTAAGTTAACATACACAAGGGTCACAGTCTTTACGGACTATAAGATGGAAACTTACATTGGTAGTGTACAAAGTACTTATACTATATTTCGtgcataataaattaataatgcaaagggttttttatttttagttttaaatgcTTCTGGATTTGCTAAAAAATCAATTCGTGAGCCTGTCTTGTTCCTCATATGTCAACTCTTTGGTGTTTATGCTATGCTCTGATGGCAGGAAATGTTGTTgctgcttcttcctcttcttaaCTCCTCATCTGTTAGAAATCTCTTTCGACCATTTTCTAAGGACAAATCTTCAAGTTCAGCTGAGGACGACACACTATGTCCCATTTGCCGGGCTACTCCAACTATTCCTTTTGTTGCAATTCCTTGTCAGCATAGGTGAATGAATCTCTAAAATGTCTTAGTTAAGGACATTAATTTAATCAAACTTATGGTTGTGGAAAGTTGATCTTTTTCATATCACTATAAACACCCTTCAAATTCAGCAGTTTATTATCATAGGAAAAGTGCTAAGCATAATTATTTTTGTGGCAGATACTGTTACTACTGTCTTCGGACGCGATGCGCTGCTGCTCCATCATATAGGTGTTCGAGGTGCAGTGAGCCAGTTAGTGCAATGCAGCGGCATGGTGGTGCCCCAACGGAATGATGATATTATGAGAAGAGGAGAAGGCTTCCGATATCTCCATACAGAATTAGCAATATAAAATACTGCCTGAAATTGTGGctgtattcttttttctttttcttcttctgttttCTCCATTGTTAATTCACATTTATTTGCAAAAGGAATCATATTCCTTATTAGTATCATATTGTCATGGGTTGAATGGGGTGTATGAGCCCTTCCAGCAATGTCATCATACATATAGTGCAATAAACCAGTGGTCTTCCGAGTTTATTTATGCTTTCACATCACTTACACAAGCATCACTCATCACTTAATAGCAATTAGCAATATCAATGGGAAgctatacatattttttttttttggtttttttctttttttaccctTGAGTCCAAGCCCCgttaataaaaagagaaaaaaaattgtaaagcGCCTATGGTGCTTCCttgataaaaagaaaacaaaaaaccgtaaggaaaaaaaaaaaaggggacaaagtaGTCATTTTCATTCCATGTAAAATGTCTATAAGCCACCTGCCAAGCTTAATTTGAGTGCCTTGTTTGACTCAACAGTTGAACTACATGAAAAAAGATTGCTTTTGCCTTCGAATTATTATTATCTACATGCTGATAGCTTTAAAATTCATCCTGCCAAATTCGGTCCAAACCCTTTttaatctttctttttctttatgtttttgtTGTTTCCATGCATCAtgcattaaacaaataaaaagggATTGGTAGATATCACTTAGCTTCAAGGCTGTTGGTGAGAGACCAAACTTTCTGATGAATATTCTTGATTAGAAGACCAATAGTCATATATTTAAGTCATAGCTTGCGGCTTATGTGTTGAATTAGTAACATTTAATCCTTTTGCTTGCTGTTTAATTAAGATTCTTACGAACTCAAACTAAACATATTATTTATAGAAAGAGAGAATCGTTTACTTCCATTCATGGTTTTGGGTGTATGTCTCAGTTATATTACACATCAATTTGAAGGTTATTTGGTGAGGTCTAAATAAAGGCATAAAGACGACATAGACAAAAGTATGCAGTGGGAACCAAAAAGTACTTATAAACATACACAACCATGTGCTACTCTTATTCTTTTTTTGGCGTTTGgaaatgtaattttctttttgttgcaTCTCACCCATTTTTGTTTTCCCTCTTTTGGATTTTTGTTCGCTACTCTCTAGTCTCTACTATCTAACTAACTGGGTCATGTGCGTCTAATATCATACCACATGGAATACTTTGCAATGCTTATCAAAATTATTAATGTGGCACGTTAACAAGAAATAATCTAGATATCTCTAGTTATTAAGATATGCAATGGTATATAATGTGATATGAGACACAAGAGAACAAAAAATTGGAATATATAGTTTAGGAGTGTTGCCCCAACAAATTCTTTTTATTCTTAGATGGTTATTGAGATGTATATTTCGTTTAGCGGTTAAAATGGGCTAAATTTATTTGTCAATCTATTTATTCATTTAAATGGTTAGAACTTTGTCTTTAAAATTAAATCCATTTAAATTTTGGGTTAAACAGACTTAGTCCGGGGTAAACAGTAAACTAAATGGGTGGTccgtttattttttttacatttaaaaaaagtactttttaattaatatttttcatgATTTGATTCGAAAATCCGATtcatcaactaaaaaaaattacttttaaaaatttttttacctaaaaatgatattttttgttaaaatatttttaaaaaaataaaataaaaagataaacggATTGACCCGTTTAATCCATCAAATTGACTATAAACGGTCAGGCTAAAAAATTATGGCCTATAAATAAAGCGAACTTAAACGGACCAACTTATTTAACCCATAGACTTAACGAACCAAACTTAAATAGACGGAGCTAACTTGTTTGACAGCTCTATTTTCACTGCGCTTGTAAATGAATATTAATGGATAAGCTATTTCTACACTTGATACTTAGAATTAAATGTGCATCATGCACGATGACTTGTCACTTTTGATGAGTGTAGAATCAGATTCATTGAATgatatataaaagtataaaactaaaataactataCATTCATGGTCATGCATGTGGGTTTTTTTTAGCAACATGTATTTTCtcgaaaaatatttatttaattaaaagacaTAGAGTGGGCAGCAGCTTTTGCGTGCTactttatgaaaaagcaaaagcaggaacaataaaaaaaaaaaaaaaagaaagaaagagaaagcaagtaaTTATTGAGTTTGTTGAAGTGATCCAAGATGATGAGT contains:
- the LOC112703661 gene encoding peroxisome biogenesis protein 2, with the translated sequence MDREPPSSSGGTAVAGTTAPTESSSAPPQDAWIHTYNSFLPLWPSLSHSPQSTIPITISRVNQVDAARLDVEMSAMLKEQLVKVFSLMKPGMLFQYEAELDAFLEFLIWRFSIWVDKPTPGIALMNLRYRNERATESRQKVRTGLEGPGLTVAQKLWYCIATVGGQYIWARLQSFSAFRRWGDTEQRSLAQRIWILLQRVEGIYRAASFGNLLIFLCTGRYRNLIERALRARLVYGSPNMNRAVSFEYMNRQLVWNEFSEMLLLLLPLLNSSSVRNLFRPFSKDKSSSSAEDDTLCPICRATPTIPFVAIPCQHRYCYYCLRTRCAAAPSYRCSRCSEPVSAMQRHGGAPTE